A single region of the Egicoccus sp. AB-alg6-2 genome encodes:
- a CDS encoding zinc-dependent alcohol dehydrogenase, with the protein MKALTWQGKRDVRVEEVPDPTIQEPTDAIIRVTSSGICGSDLHLYEVLSPFLDAGDVLGHEPMGIVEAVGSEVTAIAPGDRIVVPFQISCGHCFMCGQGLQTQCETTQVREQGMGAPLFGYTKLYGQVPGGQAEYLRVPQAQYTHIKVPDGPSDDRFVYLSDVAPTAYQAVAYADVPKGGTLVVLGLGPIGDMASRIAMLQDVRVIGVDLVPERLERMRALGVEAISLSEHDDVVEAVRELTGGRGPDAVIDAVGMEAHGSPTGKLAQTMSSLMPDALAAPMMRKAGVDRLEAFYLAIDMVRRGGTISLIGVYGGQADPLPMLTMFDKQIQLRMGQANVKRWVDDLLPLVLDDGDPLGTETFATHHMPLSEAAHGYEIFQKKDDGAIKIVLKP; encoded by the coding sequence ATGAAGGCACTCACGTGGCAGGGCAAGCGGGACGTGCGCGTCGAGGAGGTGCCCGATCCGACGATCCAGGAACCGACCGATGCGATCATCCGCGTGACGTCGTCGGGGATCTGCGGCTCGGACCTCCACCTCTACGAGGTCCTCTCCCCCTTCCTCGATGCCGGTGACGTCCTCGGCCACGAGCCGATGGGCATCGTCGAGGCCGTCGGCAGCGAGGTGACCGCGATCGCGCCGGGCGACCGCATCGTGGTGCCGTTCCAGATCTCGTGCGGGCACTGCTTCATGTGCGGTCAGGGACTGCAGACCCAGTGCGAGACGACGCAGGTGCGCGAGCAGGGCATGGGCGCGCCGCTGTTCGGCTACACCAAGCTCTATGGGCAGGTCCCGGGTGGGCAGGCCGAGTACCTGCGCGTACCGCAGGCGCAGTACACCCACATCAAGGTGCCCGACGGCCCCTCCGACGACCGGTTCGTCTACCTCTCGGACGTCGCGCCGACGGCCTACCAGGCCGTCGCGTATGCCGACGTGCCCAAGGGCGGCACGCTGGTCGTGCTCGGGCTGGGCCCGATCGGCGACATGGCCAGCCGCATCGCGATGTTGCAGGACGTGCGTGTCATCGGCGTCGACCTCGTCCCCGAGCGCCTCGAGCGCATGCGGGCGCTCGGCGTCGAGGCGATCAGCCTGTCCGAGCACGACGACGTGGTCGAGGCCGTGCGTGAACTCACCGGCGGGCGCGGTCCGGACGCCGTCATCGACGCGGTCGGCATGGAGGCCCACGGCTCGCCGACCGGCAAGCTGGCGCAGACGATGTCCTCGCTGATGCCCGACGCCCTGGCCGCACCGATGATGCGCAAGGCCGGCGTGGACCGCCTCGAGGCGTTCTACCTCGCGATCGACATGGTGCGACGCGGTGGCACGATCTCGCTGATCGGCGTGTACGGCGGTCAGGCGGATCCCCTGCCGATGCTGACCATGTTCGACAAGCAGATCCAGCTGCGGATGGGCCAGGCCAACGTCAAGCGGTGGGTCGACGACCTCCTGCCGTTGGTGCTCGACGACGGCGACCCGCTGGGGACCGAGACGTTCGCGACCCACCACATGCCGCTGTCCGAGGCCGCACACGGGTACGAGATCTTCCAGAAGAAGGACGACGGCGCCATCAAGATCGTGCTCAAGCCGTAG